The Sulfolobus acidocaldarius DSM 639 genome has a window encoding:
- the glyS gene encoding glycine--tRNA ligase, translating into MADLQTKVIELARRRGIFWPSYEIYGGVAGLYDIGPIGVRIKNKIVDLWRKHFIKDNSDFVVEIDTPALTPYKVLEASGHVDNFTDPVVECNSCHNVYRADHLVEEIAKVTTEGLPPSELDKIIREKGIKCPKCGGELGEVRLFNLLFETRIGPYSTNKAFLRPETAQGMFTSFKRVYEAFRQKLPIGIAQIGKVGRNEISPRQGLIRMREFTIMEVEFFFDPNSDVEPPLDRLYDLEINILRGDDKARGEEKYTKYKFSEIVNEKIVINKWMAYWMGIASNFVNSLGISSFYFEEKLPHERAHYSKQTFDQIVVIDNVKVEISGHAYRSDYDLSRHSAYSGQDLSIFKKFDTPKIVKKKTLILNKDLVTKEGRDFSKTIMEIINTKTVEEIERMILNKEKVLGKDIDMYVKIVEREEKISGERVIPHVIEPSFGVERCLYLTLLNSYMEKDGRIILSLPKRLSPYDIAIFPLLEKDELIKKAREIYDSLKERYDIIFDDSGSIGKRYARVDEIGVPYSITVDPMTLTDNTVTIRDRDSWQQIRVNITDLMNVLDRLFKGEDFNKLGKLVSNNE; encoded by the coding sequence ATGGCTGATCTACAAACAAAGGTTATCGAGCTTGCCAGAAGAAGAGGAATTTTTTGGCCTTCATATGAGATATATGGAGGCGTAGCCGGACTATATGACATAGGTCCTATAGGGGTTAGAATAAAAAATAAGATAGTAGACCTTTGGAGAAAGCATTTTATCAAAGACAATTCTGACTTTGTTGTAGAAATAGATACACCAGCTTTAACGCCGTATAAAGTACTAGAAGCCAGTGGTCATGTGGATAATTTCACTGATCCAGTGGTTGAATGTAATTCATGCCATAATGTATATAGAGCAGATCATTTGGTGGAAGAAATAGCCAAGGTCACAACTGAAGGTCTTCCTCCTTCTGAGTTAGACAAAATAATTAGAGAGAAAGGAATAAAATGTCCTAAATGTGGTGGAGAGCTCGGAGAAGTCAGACTATTCAACTTATTATTTGAAACCAGAATAGGTCCTTATTCCACAAATAAAGCATTTTTAAGACCAGAAACAGCTCAAGGAATGTTTACATCGTTTAAGAGAGTATATGAAGCATTTAGACAGAAGTTACCAATAGGTATTGCACAAATCGGAAAAGTAGGTAGAAATGAGATCTCCCCCCGACAAGGACTCATAAGAATGAGAGAATTTACTATAATGGAAGTTGAATTCTTCTTTGACCCAAATTCAGACGTAGAACCTCCCTTAGATAGATTATACGATCTAGAGATTAACATTCTCAGAGGAGACGACAAAGCAAGAGGCGAAGAGAAATATACAAAATACAAGTTCAGTGAAATAGTTAATGAGAAAATAGTTATCAACAAATGGATGGCTTATTGGATGGGTATTGCTTCAAATTTTGTCAATTCACTAGGCATTTCGTCATTCTACTTTGAGGAAAAACTACCACATGAAAGAGCGCATTATTCCAAACAAACCTTTGACCAGATAGTAGTTATCGATAACGTAAAAGTTGAAATCTCGGGTCATGCATATAGATCTGATTATGACTTATCAAGACATTCAGCCTATAGTGGACAAGATTTGAGTATTTTCAAAAAATTTGATACACCTAAAATTGTTAAGAAGAAAACATTAATATTAAACAAGGACTTAGTTACAAAAGAAGGAAGAGATTTTAGTAAAACAATCATGGAAATAATAAATACTAAAACCGTTGAAGAAATAGAAAGAATGATCCTCAATAAGGAGAAAGTTCTAGGTAAAGACATAGATATGTATGTGAAAATAGTTGAAAGGGAAGAGAAAATCAGCGGTGAACGTGTTATCCCTCATGTTATTGAACCTTCATTTGGTGTCGAGAGATGCCTTTATCTAACACTCCTTAACTCCTATATGGAAAAAGATGGTAGGATTATACTTTCACTTCCAAAGAGACTTTCACCATATGATATAGCTATATTTCCGCTTCTTGAAAAGGATGAACTGATAAAGAAAGCCAGAGAAATTTACGATTCGTTAAAGGAAAGATACGATATAATCTTCGATGACAGTGGTAGTATCGGAAAAAGATACGCCAGAGTTGATGAAATCGGTGTGCCCTACTCAATTACCGTAGATCCTATGACATTGACTGATAATACTGTAACAATAAGAGATAGGGATAGTTGGCAACAGATAAGGGTAAATATAACTGACCTAATGAACGTATTAGATAGGTTATTTAAAGGTGAAGATTTTAATAAGCTAGGCAAATTAGTTAGTAACAATGAGTAA